The Procambarus clarkii isolate CNS0578487 chromosome 24, FALCON_Pclarkii_2.0, whole genome shotgun sequence genomic interval TCTAGTCGTCTCTGCCTTCGTCAAGCACCTCGCTAACATACACGATGTGTTCTGTTGGTGAACAAGAAGCCTGTCAGAAAATGCTGACAGCTAGTTTGTCAAGCGAGGGATACTTTACGTGCTACCCGACCTGCGACGATATTTTAGATGATTTTGATGTGTCCATGTTGGACTGGGAATACAGTGGACCGCCTGTCAACGGTGGAGACTGCTCGCCACCCATGGGCTACTCTCAGGCGGTCAACACTTCATATGCAGGAACCAGTTATCCGGCCACTGCCAGTCGCGACTGGAGTAGCTACGAAAACGACTCTCTGACCGGAGACACCACACACGACTCTCAGCTGTGTGACTCCGACAGCACTTACCCGCCGCAGGTTACTACTGCAGCAGAAAGTTGGTCTGCTGCTGGTCCAGACCCGTCTAGGTATCCAAGTCTGTCTCAGACTGCTGGACAGACTGGACGCAAGCTGAAGGTATACGAATGGCCTCCACAAAGTGACCCGGAGCTGGAGA includes:
- the LOC123753047 gene encoding uncharacterized protein, which codes for MCSVGEQEACQKMLTASLSSEGYFTCYPTCDDILDDFDVSMLDWEYSGPPVNGGDCSPPMGYSQAVNTSYAGTSYPATASRDWSSYENDSLTGDTTHDSQLCDSDSTYPPQVTTAAESWSAAGPDPSRYPSLSQTAGQTGRKLKVYEWPPQSDPELEKKRRRAIKALRNRMRGIQLEEQQHAKLDAITRDVSRLKEEKRTKQQTVATLQAYLNQLSLSSSSQHTGSRW